DNA sequence from the Paenibacillus azoreducens genome:
GTTTTGTAACGAACGCAGCTACAACGCTAGAGTCGCCAGATGAAAAAATAAATGAATTGATAAAGACCAGTTTTTTGAATTTAGAACAGGCTTTTTGCGAGCTATTGGAAAAAGGCCAACAATCAGGCGAAATTGATAAAAATACAGATATCCAAGCGTTGTCTTACTTATTGCTGAATTTACATCAAAGCATAAATGTCATGGCGAAAATAGGTCAAGATCAGCAACGCGCAATGAACATGATAAATTTTGTAATTGCAGGAATGTAATTTTTTTTTGACTATATTGGAACGATTATTCCAATATCATGAATGATCATAATATGGCGATGAGGTTCATGAAAGGATCTGAAGGAATATAATTTTTTTTGGTTATATTGGAACGATTGTTCCGTTATTATCGCTAACCAAACGGATTCGCCTGACTAGTGCCGTGACGGTCCTTTCATCTGCTGATCCTGTACGTGTGTTTCAGGATTTTGCTGCGCTTGATGGCATCTCCAATGGACGTGCCGAAATTATAGCTGGGAGGGGTTCCTTTATTGAATCCTTTCCGTTGTTTGGTTATGACTTACATGACTATGAGGAGTTATTTAATGAAAATATTGAACTGCTTCTGAAAATAAGGGAATCCGAGAAAGTAACGTGGAAGGGAGGCCATCGGCCGGCGATTCATAATCTGGGTGTGTACCCGCGGCCCGTTCAGGACTCTTTACCCGTATGGATTGGCAGCGGAGGTACCCAAGAGTCCGCCGTGCGTGCAGGCCTTCTGGGCCTGCCATTGATCCTGGCGATCATTGGCGGAAGCCCAATGAATTTTGCGCCGATTGTTCAGCTGTACAAAAAGGCTGCAGCCCACGCCGGACATGATGTATCGCGGCTTCAGGTAGGATCTCATTCGATCGGATTCGTCGCGGAAGATACGGAACGGGCGGCAGAAATATTTTTCCCGTCTACCCAGTACGGCATGAATAAGCTCGGCAAAGAGCGGGGGTGGGCGTATTACGACCGTTCCAGCTATGATGCCGCTAGGCACTTTGAAGGCGCATTGTATGTTGGCGATCCGGAAACCGTTGCCCGGAAGATCATTCATCTACGAAAGCATGTAGGTATTACACGCTTTATGATGTATGTTCCATTAAGCACGATGCCGCATGAGCTGGTCATGCGGGCTATAGAACTGCTCGGAACGGAGGTTGCGCCACGGGTACGAGAAGAAATTGCCAAGTGGGAAGCTGAGACGAAATAAGGATGATCCAATCAATCATCACCCGAGAAAACGGTGAACGAACGAATTCATTATTTTATTGGAGGGAATTTCATGAATATTGATAAACGTATACTACCGGAATTAAGGGAGGCATATTCGCAATTTCCAGGGTTTCAATTGGAGGGGGATTTAGAGTGGAGCAGAGGTTTGGTGTCGGCTCCGCCTGTGAAGAGATCAGAGCAAGTAAACATGACCAGTCGAAAAATACCGGGTGCTGCAGGGGAGATGCTGGTAAAAATTTATGAACCTGCTCGGCGAAATGTTGACAAGCTTCCAGCCATGTTGTGGATTCACGGAGGTGGATACGTGTTGGGACATCCTGATATGGACGACGAGTTGTGTGAACGCTTCGTTCAGACGGCTCGATGTGTTGTCGTGTCAGTCGATTACAGGCTTGCGCCCGAGCATCCTTATCCGGCGGCTATCGAAGATTGTTATGCCGGCTTGGTATGGATGACGGAGAAAGCGGAATCGCTGGGCATTGATGCGAATCGGGTTGCGATTGCCGGCGCAAGCGGCGGCGGCGGGCTGACAGCAGCGCTCGCGCTGATGGCTCGTGATAAAGGTGGGCCATCTATTATCTTCCAAATGCCGCTATACCCGATGCTCGACAATCGTAATATTACGCCATCAAGCCATGAAATTACAGAAGATGGCGCAATCTGGAACCGAACGGACAACTTGGCGGCTTGGAACATGTACCTGGGCGAGGAGAACGATGCCAGCGCGATATCTCCCTATGCGGTACCGTCGAGAGCGGAGAACTTGGCAGGGCTGCCGCCAGCCTATACATGTGTAGGTCAGCTCGATCTGTTCCGAGATGAGACGATCGAATATGTAACGCGACTTGCACAAGCAGGTGTAGATGTCGAATTTCACTTGTATCCCGGATGCTTTCACCTCTTCGAAGGTCTAGTACCAGAAGCGGAAGTGAGTCAACGCGCCGTTCAGAGCTATATGGATGCGATGGCCCGGGCGCTTCATTCCTAAGGCGCCTTTGTTGACTAAATGATAAACGTGTTACAATAACTGCCGGTGGAAGCAACGGAATTGGTTTTTCAATCGCTCAGAAAACGGTATAATAATTTAGATATTCTGGTTTTTGGGATCGTAGTAATTAAGAAGGTCGCCATCAAATTGGAAGGAAATGTACACTAAGTTGAGCAACCACACTTATTTCTGATACAAGGAGCAGACATATGAGCATGACGATAGTGGGGCCGGATGGTAAATTGCGCTGCCAATGGTGCAGTGCGGCACCGGAATTTCTGGACTATCACGATAACGAATGGGGGTTCCCGGTTAGTGATGACCATCGTTTGTTTGAAAAATTGAGTTTGGAGAGCTTTCAATCCGGGCTCAGCTGGCGTACCATCCTCGTTAAGCGCGAGAACTTCCGCGCAGCGTTTCATGATTTCGATTTCGACAGGATCGCTCGTTTTACCCAACATGACATCGATCGCCTGCTTAAGGATGAAGGCATCGTCCGGCACCGCGGCAAGATTGAAGCGGTCATCAATAATGCACAGCGGGCGCAGGAACTCGTCAAACGGGAAGGATCGCTGGCAGCCTTCATCTGGCGTTATGAACCTGACAAAGAGAAGCTTGCAAAACCGCGATCTGTTTCGACCTCTGCAGAATCGATGGCCTTGTCGAAGGATCTAAAAAAGCAAGGCTGGAAATTCGTCGGACCTACTACCGTGTATGCTTTCATGCAAGCAATGGGGCTGATCAACGATCATGTTGAGGACTGCGTGGTCAGAGCGAACGTTGAACGTGTACGTAAGAATTTCAGGAGACCAGGGCGCTGATAAATAACGTGTATAATTGAGAATTTATTTACAGATTCACTCCTGCTCCATTTCAGGGCTTAGCCCTGCAGGGCGCAGGGGTGAGTTTTAAGTATCTGCCCGGTACTGGCTTGCTCACCGTTTACCGAATTTAAACTGTGATATGTACGAATCCCTAGTAAGGGATACCGCCAACCAAATAACGTAAAAATCCACGCTAAGATAGTTTTTACCAGTCCCTCTTTTTTATTTTCTTTAAAATACCCCTTCGCAGCAAGCCTTTCTGCACTCCACAATAGCCCCGAACGTGCTTTTCTATATTTTTTGATAGTGATTCAAAAGATTCCCCACTCGATCTTGGATCATTTGTTTTAATGATTCAGGTTTTACTGACATAACATCATGGCCATATCTCATAAAATAGTCGGCTAAAAACTCCTCTTCGCCTGGATTATAGAATCCCTTAATCACTGTCTTATCGCCACTTTCTATTTTCATGGTAGGATAATGTTCTTTATAAAAAATATCCTTTGCTTGCTCTAAAATCTCGACTTCAAAGTCGATACTGTTCTCGGAACGATAAATTTCCAATGAGCGGCTAACGAGTTCATCTATAGAGAAGCGGGATTCGATGTCTTCTTCTATAAAGGTGATTCTGTCGCATCTGAAAACCCGATGTTGATTCGTCTTTAATTCTATTCCGGCAGCATACCATTGGCCAAACTTGGCGGAAATTTTGAAAAATTGAACTTGGTAGCTTTTTTCCTGATTGTTTTTTGCGTATTGAATTTTGCAGCTGCTTTCATTAAGAATGCTTTTTAGGATTTTATCCAAAAAA
Encoded proteins:
- a CDS encoding alpha/beta hydrolase, coding for MNIDKRILPELREAYSQFPGFQLEGDLEWSRGLVSAPPVKRSEQVNMTSRKIPGAAGEMLVKIYEPARRNVDKLPAMLWIHGGGYVLGHPDMDDELCERFVQTARCVVVSVDYRLAPEHPYPAAIEDCYAGLVWMTEKAESLGIDANRVAIAGASGGGGLTAALALMARDKGGPSIIFQMPLYPMLDNRNITPSSHEITEDGAIWNRTDNLAAWNMYLGEENDASAISPYAVPSRAENLAGLPPAYTCVGQLDLFRDETIEYVTRLAQAGVDVEFHLYPGCFHLFEGLVPEAEVSQRAVQSYMDAMARALHS
- a CDS encoding DNA-3-methyladenine glycosylase I is translated as MSMTIVGPDGKLRCQWCSAAPEFLDYHDNEWGFPVSDDHRLFEKLSLESFQSGLSWRTILVKRENFRAAFHDFDFDRIARFTQHDIDRLLKDEGIVRHRGKIEAVINNAQRAQELVKREGSLAAFIWRYEPDKEKLAKPRSVSTSAESMALSKDLKKQGWKFVGPTTVYAFMQAMGLINDHVEDCVVRANVERVRKNFRRPGR
- a CDS encoding helix-turn-helix transcriptional regulator, whose translation is MKKSERLNDMIRYLNGREFFNLSDLMDKYNISKSTALRDISSLEELGMPIFAEHGRHGRYGILKNRLLSPIIFTMDEVYALYFAMLTLEAYQSTPFHLSVNQLNEKFENCLSKEQIKQIHNMKKVLQFEMYPHHHVSRFLDKILKSILNESSCKIQYAKNNQEKSYQVQFFKISAKFGQWYAAGIELKTNQHRVFRCDRITFIEEDIESRFSIDELVSRSLEIYRSENSIDFEVEILEQAKDIFYKEHYPTMKIESGDKTVIKGFYNPGEEEFLADYFMRYGHDVMSVKPESLKQMIQDRVGNLLNHYQKI